A genome region from Aureibaculum sp. 2308TA14-22 includes the following:
- a CDS encoding type IX secretion system membrane protein PorP/SprF has protein sequence MRIASVVLLLILGLGTLEGHAQQDPQYTQYMYNMNIVNPAYAG, from the coding sequence ATGAGAATAGCATCAGTAGTTTTACTATTAATATTAGGTTTAGGTACTCTAGAGGGTCATGCACAACAAGACCCGCAGTATACTCAGTATATGTACAACATGAACATTGTTAATCCGGCTTATGCGGGTT